The DNA segment acacgcgatataataatatacaacacgcaatataataatatacaacacgcgatataataatatacaacacacaatataataatatacaacacacgatataataatatacaacacacaatataataatatacaacacacaatataataatatacaacacacaatataataatatacaacacgcaatataataatatacaacacacaatataataatatacaacacacaatataataatatacaacacacaatataataatatacaacacacaatataataatatacaacacgcaatataataatatacaacacacaatataataatatacaacacgcaatataataatatacaacacgcaatataataatatacaacacacaatataataatatacaacacgcaatataataatatacaacacacaatataataatatacaacatacaatataataatatacaacacgcaatataataatatacaacacgcaatataataatatacaacacacaatataataatatacaacacacaatataataatatacaacacgcaatataatatacaacacgcaatataataatatacaacacacaatataataatatacaacacacaatataataatatacaacacgcaatataataatatacaacacgcaatataataatatacaacacgcaatataataatatacaacacgcgatatcataatatacaacacgcgatataataatatacaacacgcaatataataatatatacaacacgcaatataataatatacaacacgcgatataataatatacaacacacgatataataatatacaacacgcgatataataatatacaacacgcgatataataatatacaacacgcgatataataatatacaacacgcaatataataatatacaacacacaatataataatatacaacacgcaatataataatatacaacacacaatataataatatacaacacacaatataataatatacaacacgcaatataatatacaacacgcaatataataatatacaacacacaatataataatatacaacacacaatataataatatacaacacgcaatataataatatacaacacgcaatataataatatacaacacgcaatataataatatacaacacgcgatataataatatacaacacgcaatataataatatacaacacgcgatataataatatacaacacacaatataataatatacaacacgcaatataataatatacaacacgcgatataataataatatacaacacgcgatataataatatacaacacgcaatataataatatacaacacgcaatataataatatacaacacgcaatataataatatacaacacgcaatataataatatacaacacgcaatataataatatacaacacgcgatataataataatatacaacacacgatataataatatacaacacgcgatataataatatacaacacacgatataataatatacaacacacgatataataatatacaacacgcgatataataatatacaacacacaatataataatatacaacacgcgatataataatatacaacacgcaatataataatatacaacacgcgatataataatatacaacacacaatataataatatacaacacacaatataataatatacaacacacgatataataatatacaacacgcgatataataatatacaacacgcaatataataatatacaacacgcgatataataatatacaacacacaatataataatatacaacacgcaatataataatatacaacacacgatataataatatacaacacgcaatataatatacaacacgcaatataataatatacaacacgcaatataataataatatacaacacgcaatataataatatacaacacgcaatataataatatacaacacgcgatataataatatacaacacacgatataataatatacaacacgcaatataataatatacaacacgcgatataataatatacaacacacaatataataatatacaacacgcaatataataatatacaacacacgatataataatatacaacacgcaatataatatacaacacgcaatataataatatacaacacgcaatataataataatatacaacacgcaatataattatatacaacacgcaatataataatatacaacacgcgatataataatatacaacacacaatataataatatacaacacgcaatataataatatacaacacacaatataataatatacaacacgcaatataataatatacaacacgcaatataataatatacaacacacaatataataatatacaacacacaatataataatatacaacacgcaatataataatatacaacacgcaatataataatatacaacacgcgatataataatatacaacacgcaatataataatatacaacacacaatataataatatacaacacgcaatataataatatacaacacgcaatataataatatacaacacgcaatataataatatacaacacgcaatataataatatacaacacgcgatataataatatacaacacgcaatataataatatacaacacaacacacaatataataatatacaacacaacacacaatataataatatacaacacgcaatataataatatacaacacacaatataataatatacaacacgcgatataataatatacaacacgcaatataataatatacaacacgcaatataataatatacaacacgcgatataataatatacaacacgcaatataataatatacaacacgcaatataataatatacaacacgcgatataataatatacaacacgcgatataataatatacaacacgcaatataataatatacaacacgcgatataataacatacaacacacaatataataacatacaacacacaatataataatatacaacacgcaatataataatatacaacacacaatataataacatacaacacacaatataataacatacaacacgcgatataataacatacaacacgcgatataataacatacaacacgcgatataataacatacaacacgcgatataataacatacaacacgcaatataataatatacaacacgcgatataataacatacaacacgcaatataataatatacaacacgcaatataataatatacaacacgcgatataataatatacaacacgcgatataataatatacaacacgcgatataataatatacaacacgcgatataataatatacaacacgcgatataataatatacaacacgcgatataataatatacaacacgcgatataataatatacaacacgcaatataataatatacaacacgcgatataataatatacaacacacaatataataatatatacaacacgcgatataataatatacaacacgcgatataataatatacaacacgcgatataataatatacaacacacaatataataatatatacaacacgcgatataataatatacaacacgcgatataataatatatacaacacgcgatataataatatacaacacacaatataataatatacaacacgcgatataataatatacaacacgcgatataataatatacaacacgcgatataataatatacaacacgcgatataataatatacaacacgcgatataataatatacaacacgcgatataataatatacaacacgcaatataataatatacaacacgcaatataataatatacaacacgcaatataataatatacaacacgcaatataataatatacaacacgcaatataataatatacaacacgcgatataataatatacaacacgcaatataataatatacaacacacgatataataatatacaacacgcgatataataatatacaacacacaatataataatatacaacacgcgatataataatatacaacacgcgatataataatatacaacacgcgatataataatatacaacacgcgatataataatatacaacacgcaatataataatatatacaacacgcaatataataacatacaacacgcgatataataatatacaacacgcaatataataatatacaacacgcaatataataatatacaacacgcaatataataatatacaacacgcaatataataatatacaacacacgatataataatatacaacacgcgatataataatatacaacacacaatataataatatacaacacgcgatataataatatacaacacgcgatataataatatacaacacgcgatataataatatacaacacacaatataataatatacaacacacaatataataatatacaacacgcaatataataatatacaacacacaatataataatatacaacacgcaatataataatatacaacacacgatataataatatacaacacgcgatataataatatacaacacacaatataataatatacaacacgcgatataataatatacaacacacaatataataatatacaacacgcaatataataatatacaacacacaatataataatatacaacacgcgatataataatatacaacacgcgatataataatatacaacacgcaatataataatatacaacacgcaatataataatatacaacacgcgatataataatatatacaacacacaatataataatatacaacacacaatataataatatacaacacgcgatataataatatacaacacgcgatataataatatacaacacgcgatataataatatacaacacgcaatataataatatatacaacacgcaatataataacatacaacacgcgatataataatatacaacacgcaatataataatatacaacacgcaatataataatatacaacacgcgatataataatatacaacacgcgatataataatatacaacacgcaatataataatatacaacacacgatataataatatacaacacgcaatataataatatacaacacgcaatataataatatacaacacgcaatataataatatacaacacgcaatataataatatacaacacgcgatataataatatacaacacgcaatataataatatacaacacgcaatataataatatacaacacgcaatataataatatacaacacacaatataataatatacaacacacaatataataatatacaacacacaatataataatatacaacacgcaatataataatatacaacacacgatataataatatacaacacgcgatataataatatacaacacacaatataataatatacaacacgcgatataataatatacaacacacaatataataatatacaacacgcaatataataatatacaacacacaatataataatatacaacacgcgatataataatatacaacacgcgatataataatatacaacacgcaatataataatatacaacacgcaatataataatatacaacacgcgatataataatatatacaacacacaatataataatatacaacacacaatataataatatacaacacgcgatataataatatacaacacgcgatataataatatacaacacgcgatataataatatacaacacgcaatataataatatatacaacacgcaatataataacatacaacacgcgatataataatatacaacacgcaatataataatatacaacacgcaatataacaatatacaacacgcgatataataatatacaacacgcgatataataatatacaacacgcaatataataatatacaacacacgatataataatatacaacacgcaatataataatatacaacacgcaatataataatatacaacacgcaatataataatatacaacacgcgatataataatatacaacacgcaatataataatatacaacacgcaatataataatatacaacacgcaatataataatatacaacacacaatataataatatacaacacacaatataataatatacaacacacaatataataatatacaacacacaatataataatatacaacacgcgatataataatatacaacacgcaatataataatatacaacacgcgatataataatatacaacacgcgatataataatatacaacacgcgatataataatatacaacacgcaatataataatatacaacacacgatataataatatacaacacacaatataataatatacaacacgcaatataataatatacaacacgcaatataataatatacaacacgcgatataataatatacaacacacaatataataatatacaacacgcgatataataatatacaacacgcgatataataatatacaacacgcaatataataatatacaacacgcaatataataatatacaacacgcgatataataatatacaacacacaatataataatatacaacacacaatataataatatacaacacgcaatataataatatacaacacgcaatataataatatacaacacgcgatataataatatacaacacacaatataataatatacaacacgcgatataataatatacaacacgcgatataataatatacaacacgcaatataataatatacaacacgcaatataataatatacaacacgcgatataataatatacaacacacaatataataatatacaacacgcaatataataatatacaacacgcaatataataatatacaacacgcgatataataatatactactTCTGATATAATAAGTGACTCTCAGGTGAGGGCAGTTTGGGGGCATCAGATGTAACTGTCATTCCGAGCGCAAGGGGGAACATTTTTCACTAATTGTTATTAGGATGTGGGGACGGATTCACACGcaaagcaaaaaacaaagtcACCAAATCACTCTGGATAGTATGTCAGAGTCCAGCTTGGGCCGTGCTCTGCCGCCGGGGGGGGGGCCGTGCTCTGCCGCCGGGGGCAGGATTTCGGCATATATTTGGGGCGTGCTCTGCCGCCGGGGGGCCGTGCTCTGCCGCCGAGGGGCCGTGCTCTGCCGCCGGGGGCAGGATTTCGGCATATATTTGGGGCGTGCTCTGCCGCTGGCGTCCCGTTCTGGGCATATATTTGGGGCTTGATCTGCGGCGGACAGCGGGTTTTGTGGTTCAGGGCGGTTATTCGGGATGGGCCTGTGATTGGAGTTAGCGGCTGGGGGCGGCTGTGGCCATTACTTCACGTCCCATCCTCACATGACAGACGGCGGAGAGTAATGTCCTATAAATAAACGCTGCCTCTTTCTCGCCGCCCCCGATTCCGGTTTACGTCTTAATTGCTCAGGAAAAAGTTATAAACAAAGATGAACGCGATAAATTTTTACGTCAGGAAACAAAACCCTCGTGTCAGGGGACGGAATAACCGCAACGTAACCCGGAGGAACTATGGGAGTATTAAAAGAACTTACTGGTTATAATAGAGGGGAAGGCAGGACCAGGCGATGAAGGAGCCGTGAGGCGTCGCGGGGGTCACTGTGCACATTCTCAGCACCAGCATCGACTCGTAGGGCAGCGAGGAGGCCGAAACCGGGAAACTGATCCTGTCCAACATGGAGGAAGAAGAACTGGAGGTTTACCACTGACCGGCACACCTGCAAGCCTAGCCCAAGCCACAGACCCCTCACCACGGACCTCTCACCACTGCCCGGCACACCTGCAAGCCTAGCCCTCACCACTAACCAGCGCACACCTGCAAGCCTAGCCCTCACCACTGCCTGGCACACCTGCAAGCCTAGCCCTCACCACTGCCCGGCACACCTGCAAGCCTAGCCCTCACCACTGACCGGCACACCTGCAAGAATAGCCCTCACCACTGATCGGCACACCTGCAAACCTAGCCCTCACCACGGACCCTTCATCACTAACCAGCGCACACCAGCAAGCCTAGCCCTCACCACGGACCCCTCACCACTGACCATTGACCGGCACACCTGCAAGCCTAGCCCTCAACCACGGACCCCTCACCACTGCCCGACACACCTGCAAGCCTAGCCCTCAACCACGGACCCCTCACCACTGCCCGGCACACCTACAAGAATAGCCCTCACCACGGACCCCTCACCACTGACCAGTGCACACCTGCCAGCCTAGCCCTCACCACTGACCGGCACACCTGCAAgccctcacctcacctcacctCACCACTGACCAGTGCACACCTGCCAGCCTAGCCCTCACCACTGCCTGGCACACCTGCAAGCCTAGCCCTCACCACTGCCCGGCACACCTGCAAGCCTAGCCCTCACCACTGACCGGCACACCTGCAAGCCTAGCCCTCACCACTGACCGGCACACCTGCAAACCTAGCCCTCACCACGGACCCCTCATCACTAACCAGCGCACACCAGCATGCCTAGCCCTCACCACGGACCCCTCACCACTGACCACTGACCGGCACACCTGCAAGCCTAGCCCTCAACCACGGACCCCTCACCACTGCCCGGCACACCTACAAGAATAGCCCTCACCACGGACCCCTCACCACTGACCAGTGCACACCTGCCAGCCTAGCCCTCACCACTGACCGGCACACCTGCAAGCCTAGCCCTCACCACGGACCCCTCACCACTGACCGGCACACCTACAAGCCTAGCCCTCACCACTGACCGGCACACCCGCATGCCTAGCCCTCAACCACGGACCCCTCACCACTAACCAGCGCACACCTGCAAGCCTAGCCCTCACCACTGCCCGGCACACCTGCAAGCCTAGCCCTCACCACTGACCGGCACACCTGCAAGCCTAGCCCTCACCACGGACCCCTCACCACTAACCAGCGCACACCTGCAAGCCTGGCCCTCACCACAGACCCCTCACCACGGACCGCTGACCAGCACACCTGCAAGCCTAGCCCTCACCACAGACCTGTCACCACTGACCGGCACACCTGCAAGCCTAGCCCTCACCAAGGACCCCTCATCACTGACCAGCGCACACCTGCAAGCCTAGCCCTCaccacagacccctcatcactgcccaGCACACCTGCAAGCCTAGCCCTCaccacagacccctcatcactgaccCAACGTCACTAACCGCTGACCCCCCTCACCACTGACTGCTGACCCCCCTCACCACTGACTGCTGACCCCCCTCACCACTGACTGCTGACCCCCCTCACCACTGACCACCCCACCACTGACTGCTGACCCCCCCACCACTGCCCTCACCACTGACTGCTGACCCCCTCACCACTGCCCTCACCACTGACTGCTGTCCCCCTCACCACTGACTGCTGACCCCCTCACCACTGACTGCTGACCACCTCACCACTGACTGCTGACCCCATCACCACTGACTGCTGACCCCCTCACCACTGACTGCTGACCCCCTCACCACTGACTGCTGACCCCCTCACCACTGACTGCTGACCCCCTCACCACTGACTGCTGACCCCCTCACCACTGACTGCTGACCCCCTCACCACTGACTGCTGACCCCCCCCACCACTGCCCTCACCACTGACTGCTGACCCCCTCACCACTGACTGCTGACCCCCTCACCACTGACTGCTGACCCCCTCACCACTGACTGCTGACCCCCTCACCACTGACTGCTGACCCCCTCACCGCTGACTGCTGACCCCCTCACCACTGACTGCTGACCCCATCACCACTGACTGCTGACCCCCTCACCGCTGACTGCTGACCCCCTCACCGCTGACTGCTGACCCCCTCACCACTGACTGCTGACCCCATCACCACTGACTGCTGACCCCATCACCGCTGACTGCTGACCCCCTCACCGCTGACCATTATTGTTTGGAGCCACAGCGGTCAGCAGCAGGAGAACGCTGATCCCAAGAGCTTACATCTCATCCCACACAGccctgaagaagaagaagaaggacttGGCGGCAGTAACGTTCCTGGATTTTACTTCTGGACAAATCTTCCTCCCGGCGTAGATCACCGAGCACGAAATATAGAAGACGCCATCACTACAAGACACGATACACAGAATTATCACCCATACAAGAGAAATATGTCCTacactccagtcacctccagagctgcGGGCACTACTGTtacatcatgtcctatactccagtcacctccagagctgcgggcacctatactccagtcacctccagagctgcggccactactGTTACATAATTTCATACTCcagtcacctccagagctgcaggcacctatactccagagctgcgggcactactgttacatcatgtcctatactccagtcacctccagagctgcggccactattctactgttacatcatgtcctatactccagtcacctccagagctgcactcactattctgcagttaTATCATGTCAGTTCCCAGCATTCCTTGGTGAACCTAATAAAAGGGGTGGGGCGTGACAATGGTCTGATCCACAGGGAGGGTGTAATTACGCAGGCTTGTGGGCTGATGGACTGGACCCGCGACGTGACATCACTGCACTGAGCAGGGACGACGCTTCTCCCACACGTTATAACGACGCTTCTCCTTTATTTCCCACACTTTTCTCTAGTTGGCATTTGCCGGCGATGTAAATGTGTCAAAAATAAGAGCAAAAAATCACCAGGAGCTTCAGTCACTGCGGGAaacgatctgcagaacatcgcacaTATCCACAAAAACAGGGGAGACAAGCGATGACATCACCAGTCACAAGCGATGACATCACCAGGGAAGCTGCACTTGTCACCTTTTTATCCAGTTCTCCGGTAGATTGTGCGCAGCGTATAAGCGGAAGCTCAGGAGCGGTGACGTGGGCTCTGTCCTGAAGTTCATCCTATTAATTTCCACCATGAAATCCGTGTGGAAGCTCCGGCTGTAGATGCTGAGGAGGCCGGAGATGACGCGGGAGAGTTCCATCAGGGAGAGCTGCACCGGAACTACAAGACGAGGATTATACAGATATATCAAATCATAACAAGTTCTACAGGTCATACACTGACCTCCCGAGACGTGACATCACACACTGACCTCCCGAGACGTGACATCACACACTGACCTCCCAAGACTGGACGTGACGTCACACACTGACCTCCCGAGACTCGACATGACATCACACACTGACCTCCCGAGACGTGACGTCAGACACTGACCTCCCAAGACTGGACGTGACGTCACACACTGACCTCCCGAGACTCGACATGACATCACACACTGACCTCCCGAGACGTGACGTCAGACACTGACCTCCCAAGACTGGACGTGACGTCACACACTGACCCCCCGAGACTGGACGTGACGTCACACACTGACCCCCCGAGACTGGACGTGACGTCACACACTGACCCCCCGAGACGTGACGTCACACACTGACCCCCCGAGACGtgacgtcacacagaccccccgagACGTCACGCACTGACCCCCCGAGACGTCACGCACTGACCCCCCCGAGACGTCACGCACTGACCCCCCCCTGAGACGTCACGCACTGACCCCCCCCAGAGGCGGGACGTCACGCACTGACCTCCCCAGAGGCGGGACGTCACGCACTGACCCCCCCAGAGGCGGGACGTCACGCACTGACCCCCCCCGAGACGTCACGCACtgaccccgcccagaggcgggacGTCACGCACTGACCCCCCCAGAGGCGGGACGTCACGCACTGACCCCCCCCAGAGGCGGGACGTCACGCACTGACCCCCCCCAGAGGCGGGACGTCACGCACTGACCCCCCAGAGGCGGGACGTCACGCACTGACCCCCCCGAGACGTCACGCACTGACCCCCCCCAGAGGCGGGACGTCACGCACTGACCCCCCCCAGAGGCGGGACATCACGCACTGACCCCCAGAGGCGGGACGTCACGCACTGACCCCCCCCGAGACGTCACGCACTGACCCCCCCCAGAGGCGGGACGTCACGCACTGACCCCCCCAGAGGCGGGACGTCACGCACTGACCCCCAGAGACTGGACGTGACATCATACACTGACCACCAGAGACTGGACGTGACATCATACACTGACCCCCAGAAACGTGACGTCACGCACTGACCCCCAGAGACTGGACGTGACATCACACACTGACCCCCAGAGGCGGGACGTCACGCTCTGACCCCCAGAGGCGGGACGTCACGCACT comes from the Rhinoderma darwinii isolate aRhiDar2 unplaced genomic scaffold, aRhiDar2.hap1 Scaffold_2087, whole genome shotgun sequence genome and includes:
- the LOC142701488 gene encoding phosphatidylinositol 3-kinase C2 domain-containing subunit gamma-like yields the protein MSASSLQQSAMYWAQSPQMAVPVQLSLMELSRVISGLLSIYSRSFHTDFMVEINRMNFRTEPTSPLLSFRLYAAHNLPENWIKSDGVFYISCSVIYAGRKICPEVKSRNVTAAKSFFFFFRAVWDEMISFPVSASSLPYESMLVLRMCTVTPATPHGSFIAWSCLPLYYN